The segment CGATCGCGAGCGGCGCCTGCGCGGCCCACTTGATTGATTCTCCGCGGACCGAAGCGACCTTCGCCAGCAGATCCTTGTCCCGGATCACGATGAAGTGCCATGGTTGCGTGTTCTGGGAACTCCCGGTCCACTGCGCAACTTCGAGCAGCTGCTGCAATTGTTCTTCGGTCACCGGTTCGGCGGTGAACTGCCGCGATTGGCGGACTTTGCGCAGTTCTTCGATGGATGCCGTCATACGTCTCCCAATTCGTCGATAGCGAGTCCTGGGCCCAAGACGCTCACGTCCGTCTCCGGCCCCTGGACTCTGAACCCGGAACTCCGGACTCCGGACTCCGGACTATGGGCTCTGAACCTTCGCCCTACATCGATTCGTAGCTGACGATCTCGCTCAGTGGCTTGCGGCCGACGTAGTTGCGGCCGGGAAGCTGATTGGCATCCTTGTCCACGTACCCCAGCGCGACCATCGAATGCATGGTGCGTTCCGCCGGCACACCGAGCATGCGCTTGGCAGCGGCTTCTTCCGCTTCACCCAGGAACCAGGCGGTGCCCGCGCCAAGCCCGAGCAGCTTCGCGCCGATGGCCAGTCGTTCGAAGATCCGTCCTTCGTCGAATGATTCCAGCACCGTGTCGTGCCCATCGAAGACGAGCGCGATGGCGACCGGCACATTGGCCAGCCAATCGATATTGGGACGCAGCGCCGCCAGCTTGCCCAATGTCTGCTTGTCCTGCACGACGATGAAATGCCACGGTTGGGTGTTGCGGGCGCTGCCGGTCCACTGCGCGACCTCGAGCAGGGTATCGAGATCCTGCTTCGAGACAGGCTTGTCGAGATAGATGCGCGTCTGGCGCACCTTGTTCATTGCGTCGATCGTGGCGGAACTACCCAATGTGCTTCTCCTTCGGATATCGACCATTTGCTCACCCATCGTAAGCGACTTTGGCGCCGCGTGACAGGTTTACCGCTCGTGCTACGCTGCCGCGGCTTCGCATCGAAGGTCGTTGGTTCGCCGCGCGGGGGTCGCAGATCGGTGGCAGTTCGGTATCTCTTCCTGGATGAATCGGGTGACCTTGTGTTTGCACCCAAGGGCACTCGATTTTTCACCGTCACCTCGATCGCAATAGAGGCGTGTGAGGTTGGCAGCGATCTCCTCGAGCTCCGACGAACGCTTGCACGCGAGGAAGTGGATCTTTTCGATCAGTTTCACGCCACAGAGGATGCTCAGTCCGTACGAGACCGTGTCTTCGAAGCTATCGGAAATCATCGATTCCGGCTCGATGTCACGATCCTCGAAAAGTCCAGGACCGATGCCCATCTGGTCATCGACCCCGATCGTCTCTATCGCCTCGCCATCTATTCCCACCTTCGACACGCGATTCCTGCCGTTTTCCAGCCAGGAGATGACGGACTGGTCGTCTGCGCCGCCCTGGGCACAAAACGGCAAATGGCGGCGCACCTCCACCATTTGCGCTACGTCGTCCGCGAGGTGACTCCGCCAGACCTCAAAGTGGGATCGGCGCTCTGGAGAGCCGCGGCCGAGCCATGCCTACAAGTAGCTGACTACTGTTGCTGGGC is part of the Thermomicrobiales bacterium genome and harbors:
- a CDS encoding DUF3800 domain-containing protein; the encoded protein is MAVRYLFLDESGDLVFAPKGTRFFTVTSIAIEACEVGSDLLELRRTLAREEVDLFDQFHATEDAQSVRDRVFEAIGNHRFRLDVTILEKSRTDAHLVIDPDRLYRLAIYSHLRHAIPAVFQPGDDGLVVCAALGTKRQMAAHLHHLRYVVREVTPPDLKVGSALWRAAAEPCLQVADYCCWAIHRKWERNDTRSYDLISDRIESEFLLFGPTEE
- a CDS encoding nitroreductase family protein; amino-acid sequence: MGSSATIDAMNKVRQTRIYLDKPVSKQDLDTLLEVAQWTGSARNTQPWHFIVVQDKQTLGKLAALRPNIDWLANVPVAIALVFDGHDTVLESFDEGRIFERLAIGAKLLGLGAGTAWFLGEAEEAAAKRMLGVPAERTMHSMVALGYVDKDANQLPGRNYVGRKPLSEIVSYESM